gctgttgttgctgttgttgttgctgctgctgctgctgctgctgctgctgttgttgttgttgttgttgttgttgttgttgttgctgctgctgctgctgctgctgctgctgttgctgctgctgctgctgctgctgctgttgctttgtcgtcgtcgtcgtcgtcgttgacgaCGTCGAAGATGCTATCGTCGAATTAGACGAACTTTGATTGGTCGACGGTATCGTCGACGTTTGTTCGGTGCCCGTTGATTGAGAATTCGAGGTCGAATTCGAGTTCGTAGACGAACACTTAACGTTCGATGGATTTTTCATGGTAGACTTGTTGGTCAATGCCAATGGCTCGTTCGTCAATGCCAATGGCTCGTCGCTAAAAAGATGATCACCTTCAAGATGGCGGATTGCCTCGACGATCGTTTCCAGATTCTGTCTGGATGTATTCGCGAGATAGAGCCTCGCTTGTGGCGTGCCATCGTCCAATGAATTCGACGGTGACGGTAAtctacgaagaaaattatttgatacgtttcttttttttttagatcagaataataattttcttttcttgagaCAAAAATCAAGATTTTCGCGCacaatttgtttaaattacCGATGTATGGCAAcatttactatttatattaaatatcgaattaaaatctaACACAATCTTATACAATATCCTAAACAcgatattactttttcattgaaaatctCTCGATAATACTTATATTGAAATAGGAAATGTTTTACCTTTCAACTTCGACCTTAGGTTCTGCCTTCATTGCAGCCTCTAGAACGCTGGGCAATCGTTGTGGTTCAGCAGGAGGTGAGAAAGGTCTGCTAGGACTGGTCGTGATATATTGCGgcgaagaatttttaaaatcggtATTCGATGAGCCATAAGTTACGCGACTCGATGAAGAAAAGGAATCAGCAGTAGTTTGCTCTTCGAGACTCGCGAAAACAGAATTCTGAGCAAAAGCTACGATTTTCGGGCTACTCGGTCTggattcttcttcctttaaatCCTCAGCTGGTACCAAATCACCAGGCTGAGGAGACAACGGTGGTGAACTTGGTTCGGGACTCGAAGTTTCCACTGTTTGAGTCGAGCCTACCGCAGGTATTGACATAACCGATACCACTTGCAACGCGGCAACTGCTTCCTCAGTTTCTTGGCTCATGACATTGTCCGTATGTTCAATTAcctgaataaaaaataaatattatattcgtcacagaattaattcattattggCTATCTTATTACTCGactacgaaagaaagattattattttaagattattaaattatttgaataaagtTAACACTTACATATTTATCTTGTAATCATTTTATAGaacaaatgttataaaaaagaaatgtagcAATAATAGTCATCATTACATTTTTGGATTTTGTACTACTACTTTTATCATATGATTCATGAATGCAGCTTCTTGTACAtgttagtaaataaatattacataaaggTTACGAATGAAATCATCAAAGTCGAATGCTAGTCATCGATGTCTTTTATGACAGTCAACGTATGgatcaatttatttcaattatagtGTGGTTTTCTGTATCTCTTAAGTTGTATCTTTAGtttcattgaaaatgataaaaaggaagagagaagaggaggaagagagagaggaagaatatACCTCGTGAGGCTGATACGCAATCAGCTGATTATCCCGGAATCTTTCCGGATACAGCTGACTCTGAATGACTCTCATCTGCTTTTCCAAATGCAGTCTTGCGTGACGTTCTCTCTCCAACTGTCGTCTAAGCTCCACGACCTCGCTGCTTACCACGGAATGGCTCTCTGTTGTCACCGTGATTACAGAAAGAGGCTCCGGGGACATACTACCCAATCCTTCGTCGCCACTCTCGCTTACATGCACCGGTAAACTTACAACAACGCCTGTAATGTTACATTTTAAACGTACATAAAAAGAAGTACATAAAACATACACGAAGTACATAAAAGTTACAAAGTGTACAGTAAaaggacgagaaaaaaaaaagaaaaatcttgaaataaatttcgaaacAAATTTGACTTCTTAAAGGTAAACActataaaattctattctatttctctatcaactaattttattataaattcatgtTAAACTTgtttagaattaaatattgaatttaatttatgttaATGTTATACAAGGTATGAAGGGTATACCTTTCAAAGGCTgcttaatatacaatattttaattaaatgtaattatagtACGTtagaatgaataatttatataaacatttataacaGATGGGTAAAACGGGCTATCTAATGAATTATCTTATTCAGTTCaacgatatgaaaataaaatttttgcaCTTTAAAATCATTCGAATTATGCATGAAAAATTGTTCGTATCGTCGCATCtgaatatgataattaatttatcctATGTgtgtatcatatttatatatatatatatatatatatatatattaaacggtttattttaaatcctatataatatataaatgtttatacataaattattaattatatttgttacaaTAACCATGATTAAATTATTAGTATGTTATAAGCAATATCAATACatcaaattaatgaattaataagtttaacgataattaaaaaaataaaaaaaaaatagataaaaaagaaaaagaactcaCCTTGATTATCAGGCTTGCGTTTCTTGATAGGTAAATCACCACCTTCGTGTTGATTCACCAGTCGTTTCAATTGACAATTCTGTGACAACAACTGTGTTTTCTCTTGTTCTAACTGATAAATGTATTCGGCAGTCTGTTGAAGTATCGCAGCCTGTAACGAAAAAGATTGCGTAGAATTAGAATAaggaataattgaaaaattatatcgtttcacgatatttaaaaaatttcgcaaagatcaatattaattttgccGGAGATACATTTATCGCCAAATTTcctaatgaataattaacaaaGAGATAATTAAGTAACAAAAGTAATCCGAATTTCTAACTATTATGCAGAATTATATATCAAAGGCTCGTTTTACCAGATCACCAATCCCCCTTTttcctctccccccccccaaaaaaaaataaaataaaaataaaacaaaataaaataaaatatttccgtTGTTATAACAAAATACGATACGAATGCAAAGTAaccaaatttattaaaaaaataggaaacaaTCGATTTAATCGTTCTTATCCGATTAAATCccttattataattttcatttatatttatataatttcataacgaatcgtctttattttatcattaactAAACAAAATTGGTACCGTCTTAAAATTTTAGCCGTGAGAACTATCATTTGacatataacataaatataaaataaataaaaaaaaaaaaaaaaaaagcagtaaaagaaagaaaagaaagaaggaaaaggaaaaaattatttcgtccGAGAGAAAggtagtaaaaaagaaagagaaaaacaagtaaaaaagGGCGAATGGTCGTGACCGGCATTCGTGATGAATCGAACGTAAAAACACGTGTACGTAGTAACGTAGTACGTAGTATACCGAGGTACAGGTGTTTCTTACGCACTATTTACAACCTGTACCGGAGTAGAAGGAAggtaagagaaggagaaggagaaggagaagaagaagaagaaagagaaagagagagagagagagtgagagac
This genomic interval from Vespula pensylvanica isolate Volc-1 chromosome 8, ASM1446617v1, whole genome shotgun sequence contains the following:
- the LOC122631334 gene encoding helix-loop-helix protein 11, encoding MSVFTADDRILLEEIVEASTEEHEAELCGSIEKVEESSVTSVAAVEAADTQQQQQQQQSKSNTVTARRVGGQNVASGNTGASGGNNVGRVTPRSHMEQEKRMRREIANSNERRRMQSINAGFQSLRTLLPHHEGEKLSKAAILQQTAEYIYQLEQEKTQLLSQNCQLKRLVNQHEGGDLPIKKRKPDNQGVVVSLPVHVSESGDEGLGSMSPEPLSVITVTTESHSVVSSEVVELRRQLERERHARLHLEKQMRVIQSQLYPERFRDNQLIAYQPHEVIEHTDNVMSQETEEAVAALQVVSVMSIPAVGSTQTVETSSPEPSSPPLSPQPGDLVPAEDLKEEESRPSSPKIVAFAQNSVFASLEEQTTADSFSSSSRVTYGSSNTDFKNSSPQYITTSPSRPFSPPAEPQRLPSVLEAAMKAEPKVEVERLPSPSNSLDDGTPQARLYLANTSRQNLETIVEAIRHLEGDHLFSDEPLALTNEPLALTNKSTMKNPSNVKCSSTNSNSTSKQRLLHATDVNNFLQFQVQQQAQQRPGVIVVKHS